In the genome of Scatophagus argus isolate fScaArg1 chromosome 20, fScaArg1.pri, whole genome shotgun sequence, the window ACAGAATTTGTCAAGCTGATATTATTTTCCTGAACGGAATAAAAAGACCTCATTTCcaaattttgtcatttcaccTGCTTCTTTGTGACACTAAATTGTGACACTAAAGCATCCTGTGAAGAAATCTGTCATGTTTGAATATCGATATGCTTTAAGAAATACAACAATGTCAACAGTGCTAATCTCCCAGActggtttgttgtgtgttttggtgtgtgatATGAAGGTGTTGCAGCTTCATGAGATCTTCTGGCCTTTTACATCTTGCACGCAACACATTCATACACCCATAGGATAAAGGATAACTTCGAGCAAATCAAACATTCTGAGATCTGGTCGGATCTTTTGGTTAAAATTCTTTCGTGCCTTTTATacgatttaaaaaaataaaatgaaactcctttaaatttatttttaattacatatCTATCAATATCGTGTGCAAATAGACTGTTGAAATAGACATAGAATAAATGACCCGTCGTTAGACAAGCAGTTCCACTCAACTTAAATGGCATATTTCTAAACTTAAACTTCATCCTTttacattgacattttttttttctcggagtactgtgtgttgtgtgtaacTGTTCCAGGGACGGCAAAAGCCTTGTGTTTTTCTACGCAAATTTCCACCTGCAGGTTGGCCTTTTCATTGGTTGAAACCACAGTCAGATTCCCCTGCGAAATTATCTGATTGAAAATcagggaggggagaaaaagaaagagcaacaAGTGTGATGGTTTTACGCTGCTTTGCTTTCCCGACTTTTAGGAAAGGATTTTGCGACGCATTTTCCTCCGCCGAGCCGTTTCACAAAGAACAAGGAAATTATTTGTATTACTGCAACTTTAGTTTCGACGGGCGCCTTTTCAGTTAACGGTGAGTAGGCCTAACTTCTGTCTGGAAGTCTAAACCCGGCTGGAGTGAAACTTTTTGCGACGTTTGTTAGGCTATTTTCCAACAAATGATAGAATAatttaaagtgtgaaaatgtttaaaacgaGCTAATTTAACATGTAGGCCTTGTGaccaagtgaaagaaaaaataatcatttctaTTACTAGCTATTATTCTATTACTCAATTAGCGCAAGTTCAAATGTTGGTTCAAATTAGTAAGAAATTTTATTTGCCTGATATTAAAGCCTGAAAATATGACAATTAAGTAGCCGAAAGTTATGAGACTTAAATGtttgttgtgacatttttatttttttacaaaaaaatgtaaattgatCTATATTTTAGTGACACCCATGTCTTATTCTGAAAAACTTTTCAAGCGTGATTGTGTCGCTAACGATTTTTTTTATGTGGGGGGCAGGAGGGGCGTACAGGATCAATATGCCCCGATCATTTctggtaaaaaacaaaaggtgcaCGTCCTATAACGTTCACCGGTCATATGAAGATGAGCCAAAGGCCCCCGTGAATACAGGTAAGACTAAAAGATTATGTTATTTGAATATGAACGGCTGGaatatttaaattaatgttGTTGCCTCTTATCGTTATtcaaaagcagcagctgtgtttaaaTTTTAGCATGAATTTCGATATTTATGCagattttaaatatatatatatatatatatatatattaatcaTGTCTGCAGTTCAACAATTCACAGATGAGGTTTGAATAGCTGGTTcacatttaaaggaaaacatcATCCAAGAGGAAttgcagggttttgtttttgtagaatATTTACTTGCTGTAACCACACAGAGTCATTTATTTGAATGAATCACACTTTTATTTGTCGTGGATTTGTAGAGGACCCACCAGAGGTTCAGAGCACAGACTCTCCAGACAGGCCTCAGTCAGGGGGACGGTCTTCTCCTCTGGATCAGCGATTGTttaaaaaggaggagggagagctCGAATGCCCCTTACCTGTTCACCCAGATCCAGCTGTACCCCCCGTTGCTCCCACTCAGCCATACTACCTAAATGGTGAGTGGCCAGTGCATTCATCTCCATCATTCTGCTACGACTACCAATGACTTTTAATCAGAGAAGTTAaatatgctgtgtttgtgtctgcgtgtgtgcgcacCCTCAGAGCCTCACATGGCAGGATTCCCTCCTTACTACAAGCCGTCATACGCCTGGGAGCCTGTGCCGTCCTCGTACGAGCTCCATCAGATGAGTTTCAGCCCCACAGTTCTGCAGCACGCCAGCAGTCTGTACAGCAGCCACATCAGCCGCAGTGCACAGCCTCAGCAGCCTCTGGACTGCAGCACGCactactcccccacctccaacACATACCACTGTATCACCTGTGATAAGGTGCGTACCACACCTCGCGCCCCACACCTGTCAGTCTGTTGTTcagttttgctgtgaagcttcTCATCAAGCTGCGAGTAACTGTCATAAAGTGGTTTCACTGCACCTGTTGTCAGCCAACTTCATTAAACCACTTCCTCTGGTTCAGGTGTTCTCAACATCCCACGGACTGGAGGTCCACGTCAGGAGGTCGCACAGTGGGACGAGACCTTTTGGCTGCAACATCTGCAGGAAAACCTTTGGCCATGCTGTCAGTCTGGAGCAACACATGAATGTCCACTCTCAGGTATATCAGTAACTTCAAATGCTGCACGGTAAAATATTAGAAGTTACTTACTTATGTAACATGGTGGCTACTTCAGCAATTCAATGCAAATTGCACTTAAAGCTTAAAAAAGcttaaatctgttttattttagacggattaaaataaaaacaggtaaaattcaaagcagcagaggcagacatATTTCGAGTTTTTGTCGCGAGTGTTGGTCAAgttacatttcccacaatgcagctGTTTATATATATGCTCTATGTTAAAAacttaatgtgaaaaatgggTGGTTTGGCccttttaaaaagacaaaacatgagaaaataaatctgatgatgttctaagaagaagaagaagaagaagaattaaaacACTAAATCCCAGGATTAGGTTTTATAGTGTATAACTGAACAAACGTAACTTAGCATTAAAGGAGAGAGCAGAACAAACTCCATTGGCTGATGATGATCATGTGATATGACCCTGTGGTGACATCATTTTTTCAACTGTTGCTTTCACAGCCAAAAATAAACTCTGAAGCTCAGCTATTCTGGCATTCTGCTCGTTCGCTGTAACACTTTTGTTTAtgcatttgtctttgttcagGAGAAAAGCTTCGAGTGCAAGATGTGTGGCAAATCATTCAAGCGCTCGTCCACTCTGTCCACACACCTGCTCATCCACTCAGACACAAGGCCTTACCCCTGTCAGTACTGTGGCAAGAGGTTCCACCAGAAGTCAGATATGAAGAAACACACGTACATCCACACTGGTAAGTCACAATATGTAGATTTTTCAGGTGaccatatttttttattatattaaaagaaataaaaactgtctATGGCTCCTGCTGTAATCACCTGCTTTCCAGGTGCAGTGTGCAGGAATTGTTTCCATGACTTATATAACTACTgataaatcagaaaaagaaacttaaacAAATGTCATGTGGATTTGCATATCTGGTTTTCCTGCTTCATGCAGGGCACTGTGAAAGGAACTTTATGCTGTCCACATTTGTTGCCAATAAATGTTTGACAAATCTGAACAATGGTCTGATTCTTCACCCATAGATGCTAATGCAAACTTTATCCTTCTGGTAAAAACATTTGATACCATTTTTGGAACACATGGTTCTCCATAAGGAGTGCAAACCAAAACATCTTTATTTGACTTACagattctcctttttttttccataggtgAAAAGCCCCACAAATGCCAAGTGTGCGGCAAAGCGTTCAGCCAGAGCTCCAACCTGATAACccacagcaggaaacacacaggctTCAAACCTTTTGGATGTGACATCTGTTCAAAGGGTTTCCAGCGAAAAGTGGATCTCCGCAGACACCATGAGAGCCAGCATGGCTTGAAATGAGCGTTAGAGCGTCAGCTTCAGAGGAGCAAgtgttgtttctttgtaaaaaaaaaaacaagaaagtgaTATTGATGTTATATAAATATGTTGTATATATTGGATGGCCAAGAATGAGGAAACCCTGAAGTCACATGCTAACTGAATGTGATTGAACCTTTTGTATAATGAAGAAGTTTATGAGTGAAATGTGTTACTTAATATATTGGAAGTAATGTCaaagtgtgtttgcatatgGATGAATGAGAGGGGTGCTGATGTCATATGAATTCAAAATATGCTTTTGGTTTTGATAAAAACAGGTAGAACCTTATTTCTTGTttcatataatttatttatactaCTCTTGAGCAATGTACTGTAGTTGCTGgctgaagtctgtgtgtgagctgatAAATGCTTTCAACCGAAATAAAGGGTGAACTGAATAAGAAAAAGTTGTTGttagtcagaatcagaattgggTTTATTTCAAAGTATGTTTTCGCATCCAAGGAATTTGTCATAGTATAATGATGCAtgcaaacatccatccattttctataccgcttatccgtcagggtagcgggggaactggagcctatcccagctgactactggcgagaggcggggttcaccctggactggtcgccagatacacaaagacagacaaccctacactctcacattcacacctaggggaaatgtagagtagccaatatTGGTATagtgggaggaagccggagtacccgaaaaaacccacgcagggggaacatgcaaactccacatagaagggcccagaccaggattcaaacctggaaccttcttgctatgaggcaacagtgctaaccactgcaccactgtgccgccccgCATGCAAACATGGtacaagaaaatataaatgagaATGAAAGCAAGTCTTGCAATATAAatggaaaatagaaaaatgacaaaactacTAGTCAGTCTCCCATGAACGCATCCCCACCAGAGATGCACCCAATCAGGGCTCATCCACAAATGTCATGAACTTGATGGACTCATGACTGGAGGTGTGGCTATTGGTGTACGCtgagaagaacagaaagaggaagggaaaggGCACAGCTTCAGGGGTGGCAGGGGAGTGACAATGTCCCTGGAGACAGAGACGTACTTCTTCAATCTGCATGCCTCctgtcaaacaggaagtctgGGATCCACCTCCCAGCAGAATGTCAGGAACACTCTGCTGAAAGAGCTCGTCCTGTATTGACAATAGTAATAAAAGCAGCattgaagtccacaaacaggatcctaGCATAGGCAACTGAGGAGTCCAGGTACTGAAGGATGAACGTCTGGAAAGCAGGAGGTCCGTGTTGAGGGTAGTCAGTGATGGCTTTGAGGGAGGACAgaacacagacaacagcagttAGGGAGATGGGACAGcagtccatccattttctgtaacgcttatctgtcagggttgaggtggaggctggagcctatcctagctgactgctggtgagaggcagggttcatCCCGGACTAGtggccagtcaatcgcagggctgacacgcAAAAGTggacaaccacacacgctcacacactcacacctaggggcaacgtagagtagccagttaagctaatgtgcatgtgtttaggattgtgggaggaagccggagtacccggagaaaacccacacaggcacagggagaacaggcaaactccacacagaagggcccagacccagactTGAGCCCGGAACCTTCTTACTATCTGTAATCATTTAGTTATTTTGCAAGTGAGCTACAAGTGAGATACAATATACAATCCTTTGTACCTGGAAGGTAAAATACATGCACACTGTTTGTCTAAGAAGACACAATGAGcacagtaaacacactttttttccctgtttgactctttctgtgtgtttttctgagtcACTTTCCTGTCGGAGCAGGATGTAGAATTATGTGTCTTCAGCCTCAGGTGAAAATCTTTTGTGGGACCAGAGATAGTGTGTAATGGAGTAATCCTGCATTCAAATAACGCTCCTGGAACACCATGCAAATCCGAGACCAGAGAGCTATTCATTCCCGAGAGCCGACTAGAAAGCAGAAGATGGAAATTCTGTATGATGCACTGCAGCTAGCTAGTTTTTACACAGGAGACTAAAGCAGCTCTGTAATCTCAGTATAAAAATCAGAATTgcacaaactgtcagctggactATAATGAATTTTGGCCACACACCCTTGTTTCTTGGTCTTTACAGTACACTGTGTCAGATGGGTTACAGGGATTAATAAGAGGCAATGGAAAAGGGATTGATTGCTTAGTCAACTGTCACCACACCCAGTCAGCCTGTTGGATTTACTTCAACAAACAAATGATAGCTCTAATGAAGACTCACCACCTTCCTCAAACACTAAACCTGTTAGGACATTAAGCTGCTTGGGGCAAATCAGATCATCATCTGGGCCTTTAAATCTGACAAGAACTGCAACTGCAACTGCAACTGAAGTGTAACtacaaaaagaaatttaaaatacGTAAGACCAACTAATGATGtaacaacaacatgacaacacat includes:
- the gfi1b gene encoding zinc finger protein Gfi-1b codes for the protein MPRSFLVKNKRCTSYNVHRSYEDEPKAPVNTEDPPEVQSTDSPDRPQSGGRSSPLDQRLFKKEEGELECPLPVHPDPAVPPVAPTQPYYLNEPHMAGFPPYYKPSYAWEPVPSSYELHQMSFSPTVLQHASSLYSSHISRSAQPQQPLDCSTHYSPTSNTYHCITCDKVFSTSHGLEVHVRRSHSGTRPFGCNICRKTFGHAVSLEQHMNVHSQEKSFECKMCGKSFKRSSTLSTHLLIHSDTRPYPCQYCGKRFHQKSDMKKHTYIHTGEKPHKCQVCGKAFSQSSNLITHSRKHTGFKPFGCDICSKGFQRKVDLRRHHESQHGLK